A single window of Thalassomonas viridans DNA harbors:
- a CDS encoding efflux RND transporter periplasmic adaptor subunit gives MAISKRIIPYFLAGGLIALMQAKAAEEVDPSIHLRGVVLPEEQVKIAFSQSGLLLEILGNGKSAAKGEVLARIDDNKARADMDKNLALMHSAASALKAAEHKRNKTARLVRENILSDIALVEADFEIEMAKSKEQAARAQLALSKIALADCVIYAPFDGTIVTQDASINEWVKPGTPIMEYARLSRLVLSVDVPPDFIRHLTPGMETTITIDKEVVGKVQLKQIFPHIDPASGLRRIVWSVLPGSRQMLSGRYVELESWLPKGQ, from the coding sequence ATGGCTATAAGCAAACGGATAATACCTTATTTCCTGGCAGGCGGTTTGATTGCCCTGATGCAGGCAAAAGCCGCGGAAGAGGTCGACCCCAGCATACATTTACGCGGCGTGGTCTTGCCGGAAGAGCAGGTCAAGATAGCCTTTTCACAATCGGGTTTGCTGCTTGAAATACTGGGCAACGGCAAGTCGGCGGCCAAGGGAGAGGTACTGGCACGTATAGACGACAACAAGGCCAGGGCCGATATGGATAAAAACCTGGCGTTAATGCACTCCGCCGCTTCCGCCCTGAAGGCCGCCGAGCATAAACGCAATAAAACCGCGCGCCTGGTCAGGGAAAATATCCTCTCGGATATCGCCCTGGTGGAAGCCGACTTTGAAATAGAAATGGCAAAATCGAAAGAGCAAGCCGCCCGGGCACAGCTGGCCTTGTCGAAAATCGCCCTGGCCGACTGCGTGATATACGCTCCCTTCGACGGCACTATCGTCACCCAGGATGCCAGCATCAACGAATGGGTAAAGCCGGGTACCCCGATCATGGAGTACGCCAGGTTAAGCCGGCTGGTGCTGTCGGTGGATGTGCCCCCGGATTTTATCCGCCACCTGACCCCGGGCATGGAAACCACGATCACTATAGATAAAGAAGTTGTCGGCAAAGTGCAGCTGAAGCAGATATTTCCCCATATAGATCCCGCCAGCGGCCTGCGGCGCATCGTCTGGTCCGTGCTGCCCGGCAGCCGGCAGATGTTGTCGGGGCGTTATGTGGAACTGGAAAGCTGGCTGCCAAAGGGCCAATAA
- a CDS encoding HlyD family efflux transporter periplasmic adaptor subunit: protein MPPQALQGRFFSQNEEILTLVAASERYIDVIVDQRDVYLLRTGNAGRIKLTGSPAGIYRGEITTISPVATLEDVEQSFKVRMQITASGNAPLPPLGLSGDALIFGDPRPLWRHIFHEIRKILRADLWL from the coding sequence ATGCCGCCGCAGGCCCTACAGGGACGTTTTTTCAGCCAAAACGAAGAAATCCTGACCCTGGTTGCCGCCTCTGAGCGCTATATCGATGTTATCGTCGACCAGCGGGATGTTTACCTGCTGCGCACCGGCAATGCCGGACGGATAAAACTCACCGGCAGTCCCGCCGGGATTTACCGGGGAGAAATAACCACTATCTCACCCGTGGCCACCCTGGAGGATGTCGAACAAAGCTTTAAAGTCAGGATGCAGATAACAGCAAGCGGCAATGCTCCCCTGCCCCCCCTGGGGCTGTCCGGCGATGCCCTGATCTTTGGCGATCCCCGGCCGCTGTGGCGGCATATTTTCCATGAAATCAGAAAAATACTGCGGGCAGACTTATGGCTATAA